The genomic segment CAAAACTTGATAAGATAGAACTGTACCAGTAGTAACAGATGAAGAACTTATAATGCATTATTAAGATGATGAACATTAAAAGATGAGTACAGTATACATTTGGTCTATAATTTTTAGAATGAGTGATTGCCAGATTGTACACAAGCTCCTCAAGCACTGGAGACTCCTTTTACATGTCTTTGGTTCCTGTATTGATTAATCAACTTATTGGTTTCATTTCTAGATTAAGAAGCAGCAACAAGAGGTATTGGATTACCTGCAGGCCAACAAAATTGAGTTTGAAAGATGTGACATTGCAGTTAATGATGAAAACAAAATGTTTATGAGGGAGAATGTTCCAGAGAACTGCCGACCTGTAAGTGGAAACCCACTTCCACCTCAGATCTTCAATAATGACCATTACTGTGGGGTAAGGCGATCTCTCATAAACATAATACTGCTCTATTGGAAACGTGAGCTTTTCCTTGAAAATTAAAGAACGTTACTTGACTGACTGAAAATATTTGTAATGATTTTAATAGGCCTGGAAATGAATGTTGCTGATATCAGTGGATGAATGTTTAATCATGCCATACAGCCCATCATCTGTTGGTGATTTTCTACCTCCTTTGTGTTCTGTTATGCATCCTTCACTTGTTCTAACACTGgccttctccctgtccctcagttTAACCATTAGCAGCCCTTGAATCAGCAACTTCTCTCCCATGCACTTCCAAAACCTTTCTCTTCGTCCCGCAACCCCAGCCTTTTGTTTTTCATCTCTCCTGCCATCTGGAACTTGcacctcattctctctaatttGTAATCATCCCATGCACTTCCAAAACCTTTCTCTTCGTCCCGCAACCCCAGCCTTTTGTTTTTCATCTCTCCTCTTGTATAATGTCCATTCTCTTAATTTTTCTCAGACTGAAGTGCTTTGAGTGTTTTAGATCTGCAGGCTGTTGTATGCTGGTGCCCTTGCCAGCTCTTTGAGTGGCAGCATTAGCCTTTTTGCATCCATGTTAAATGACTGTTGAGAAATATATGAACATACTCAGCTTTCATCCACTGATGGCTTTAAGATAATTTCTAGTTAATGATCCCACTCTTCACCATCTACAATGAGTTATAATGCCACATTATTGGTTAAAATTGCTCAAATAATTCAAATCTTAAAAActtatgtttattttttttagCATCATATTTAAACCAGAAATCAACTCTTTGGATTTGAGAGAAAACCTATAGAACAAAGCTATTCTTGATAATGGTTTGGTGTAGGTGAACATTGATCCGTGATTTGGGTTTCTaaccctggcaggcttcagtTTTTCTCATGCAAAGTTGTTTGTTCTATATGTGCATATTTGATTAAATGCATTAGTTTAAGGAGCTGAACAAGGACAATGTGGATAAATTTATGCGATCTTCACTATGGGTCTGTAATAAGGActaatgttttaaaaataaatcttcaGCTAATGCAGTGTGTTTGAAATGAAGCATTGGTGGTCAAATTTGAAGGTCATAGACAATGAAGAATTCATCAGGGCAGACGGTAAATTATTTATCATAAGACAGTTCAACTGAGTAACACCGCATTTAACATGCTTTGAAACtaataagaacataacataagaactagcAGCAGGTGTAGgcaattcagctcctcaagcctgccccgccattcaatatgttcatggctaatctcatttcagcctcaactccagtttcccgCCTTCtttccataacctttcaacctgttactaattaaaaatctgtctatcccctccttaaatttattcagcgtcccggcatccactgcactctgaggtaatgaattccacagattcacaacactgaaaaaagtaattcctcctcatcactgatttaaatctaccatctcttagcctaaaactatgaatTCCTGACAATTGTatgtggatttttcttttctgttGACAAGAAGTTGCTAAACGTTTTGTGGGGTCACCTGGAATTATTGATAGACTCCCAGGATTCCCTGGAACTATTGACACACTCCTAGTattctattccagaaagccaggaTAGACCTGGAGCCAATCTTGATAAACTTTTATGAGCTTTTTATTTAGAAAGATGCACCTCATAACCAAATGGCCACAAGTTTGATTTGCTTTAGGGTTCAATTCAATCTCCCCGTTAATACGCACCACCTGCATTCAATTGAACACAAGTAATAGATTCCcttctctccttttaaataaaCAATAGCGTTTATATACACAatcaaaattttaaaacaaattaaatcaaaGACCTCCATATTCTGTACAAAGCACTCCATTGCAAAACACCCCTCCTCCAGGATCCTGAACAATTTCTTTGTCCATGCATTTCTTTTGTTTAACAGTCAGACAGTTGATGATTTATATCCACCCGTTTAACTTCAGAGATTTCATTTCTCTCCAAAATGCTCCATGTCAAGTTTTATCTGGGCCTTTTTAATAGAAGGTTTACTCAGCAGCAAAGCTATCTCTTTGTAAATTATGTCAGTACTTATAAAATGACTGGTTTTAGCTGTTTTTGATGGAAATACAACCCTCTTTAATGACCTCAGTATGCCATAATCACAAAACCTGCAGCAAATAGCACTTTTATATTCCTCAATCTTACATTGATCCTCACTAATCAGCGAATCATGATAACATTTTAACCAATCTGTCTCACATACTGTTGAAGTGCAAGTGCTATCTAGTACAACACATTTAAAGGAGTCCACAACTAATGCATTCATCATAGGATTAAATTTCTTTGTGACCAGTATAATTTGTTTGGCTTCATCAGTATCTCAATCCTCCTCCtcagaactctcttcctcatGTATCATTTAGAGGACCCTACCTCTCCACTGATACTTTGAGTCACACCTGAAACACCTATTAGATATTCCTAGGGCATTCCTGAGATTCATTTGCCCattattctggttctaattttgtTCTGCTGTAATAATCAAATGTATCAACGATGCTTTCATTCTCATTCTGCCTGTACTTAATCCTTCTGTTGCACCTGGTATCTGGACTATTTCAAGCTGCCAGTCATTGAATCTTTCATTCTTTGATTCACATTTTTCTCATTTGTTCCACAAAGGCTGAAGGAAATGACTGTTTCCTCAGGATTTCTTTTAATGGAGCAGACATCTGCTCAAACAGAGTCTCCTtctctgagaactgaacatcaGTTAGAACCAGTTGCCTGTCCAGATGAGACAGGTTAGCACAAACCAGTACTTTAACTACTAGTACCAATTCAGGGATTCCTGAATTAGATTTATCAATATTTTATTCTATATGTTAAAGTCCATTAAATGACAATGTGCCAAAGTCTATCATGTTCTGACCACACCTCATAGATATTTAATGGGTCATTTTCTTGTAGATTTTATCTAAGAACTCTAATGGAAGGTCCAAACCTTCATCACTATCCAACTGATGAGCATGCAAGTTGCAAAGTACTTTACTTCTTATTTTGCTTCTTGTAGGAATTGACAACACCAAGGCTGTACCTTGTTTCTTCTTCGTAAGAACATAACCCTTATTCACATTTTTCCATTGATCCTATGGTTCAGAGTCCGAGATCATCAAAGGGTAATCATGTCCTGAAAATTTACACTTGCTTTCTATCATTTTCCACAATGCCCAAAAGAACTTTCGTTCTATGTCTCAAAGATTTGTTCCTTTGTTTCCAACCTTCACCTTTAGGCAACCATCCTCTGCTACATGTTAAATTCCAGAAAGCCATGTAGTTAAGATTAGAACTGGCACCAATCTTCACACACATTCCTAAGATTTATATTTACAGAGATACACAAAAACATGCACCTCCTAACCAAACCACGATTTCAGTCTGTTCCTacttataactctttcgagtacaaacacgtttccatctgtttcagatgaagttacattgtttcatagtttgccattgtgagatttgaactcttgataatcttttaaatgaaaaccaaatcaacaaaattgggataaatcaggcacagcccctaattcaggtcagctgtaaaaccaaggacaaagtttaaaggaaacttacaaactttaaatcaaaatgtgattaaaggggtcaacaaaacaccccagtccccgcggtgcccatcgagcacggaaggccttgagagtgccagcagacaccgcgtgctccttctccagggacatccggcagcgaacgtagccacggaagagggacaaacaatcgggcgggactcccccgtcgatcgcctgctgcctggacctgttaatggccaacttggccaggcccaggagcaggttcacgaggaggtcctcctccttcccgacccccttctgcaccgggtgcccatagatcaggagcgtggggaatacaaacccgtttccgtctgttttcagatgaagttacattgttttcatagtttgccattgtgagatttgaactcttgatcttggggttacaagcccagtaccataaccacttggctatttaggccaagcctatgaagttacattgtttcatagtttgccattgtgagatttgaactcttgatcttggggttacaaacccagtaccataaccacttggctatttaggccaagctctaaaatatggaacgcttcacgaatttgcgtgtcattcttgcgcaggggccatgctaatcttcccCGTATCTTTCCAATTTTAATTTTTGTGCTGCCGAATCCCCAGTTAACGCCTACCACCTGCattcaattaaacacaattaacttACAATTCATACCCGGAATTCCATGGAACACAGATATTCAGGGATTGCCTGGAACCATTGACATACTCCTGAGGTTTCCTAGAACTATTGACACAACCTTGGGGATCCTCTGGAACAATTGGTACGCTCCCGGGAATTCTCCTGGAACTATTGGTACATTCACGGGGCTTCTCCTGGAACAATTGATACACTCCTAGCTTATTCTGGACAGTTTTGACATCCTTACTTTAGaaaatatataattgcattaaaagcagttgagggaaggttcactcgactgattcctgatTCCCGAAATGAAGATGTTATctaatgaggaaaagttggacaggtggGCCTGaatccattgaagtttagaagaatggaagtgatcttattgaaacatgtaagattatGTGTGTGCATTCACAGTTTAGTTTACATTTGACTCATCCTTTTAGATTTCGCATGACAATTCGCAAACTGCTGTTCATTCTTTCAGTTATTATTGATAAACACTTTTATTATAAAGTAATAGGGAAAGCAAAAGCTACTTCCATTCCCCTAAAAAGGGAGGTTAACCGAAAGACCCATATGTAATGGAATTGGCTAAATTTTTTgaatgagttgttgtgatctcaaatgcactgtctgaaagattGGTGGTAGAAGGTTTAATAGgaactttcaagagggaattgcatAAATGTTTGAAAGGGAAGTATTTCAGGTCTGTGAGGTcttttggatagctctttcaaagagccagcacagacatgatgggcctaaTGCCCTTCATGTGTGCTGTatcgttctatgattctatgattctatcttcTCTCTTTCTAGAACTTTGAAGCGTTTTTTGATGCCAGAGAGAATAATGCCGTGTATGCATTTCTAGGCCTGACAGCTCCACCTGGATCAAAGGTCAGATTTAGAATAAGCTGGGACTTTCCATTAATTCTGATTGCACAAATGCAtaaaccagattttttttaatggattTGAAGGATTGTCTGTGGGAATTGAGCGATGGGGGATTTACCATCGGCAATGTTTTCATACAAGAACTTTAATATTTCCATGCCAAATTTCACTTCTCTACTATTTTAGCAGAAACATTAATCCATGGTAGCAGAGAGAGGAATTTGATATGAATATCTGCAAACACAAATACCAACAGCACTGAAAATAGTTATAGCCCCATATTTTTGAAATAGGCCTCTTTTATATAGTTCTGTATATATTTTCTGTTCCTTGATATTCAACattgttaccatcactgaatacaccgccatcaacatcctggagttaccactgaccagaagctcaactggaccagccacataaatgctatggctacaagatcaggacaaaggctgggaattctgccgcAAGTACCTCACCCTGACTTTctaaagtctgtccactatctaggagtggtgatggaatactctccgcttgcctgaatgagtgcagttctaacaacactcaagaggcttgacaccatctagggcaaagcaaccagcttgatcggcacccccatccaccatctcaaacattcactccctccagcactggcgtacagaggcagcagtgtgtaccatctacaaggtgcacctcatgaactcaccaaggctccttcgacagcatcttccaaatctgtgatctctactatctagaaggaccaaGGGCAGCAGAGGCTTGGGAACACCACGAGCTGCGAGCT from the Carcharodon carcharias isolate sCarCar2 chromosome 9, sCarCar2.pri, whole genome shotgun sequence genome contains:
- the LOC121282165 gene encoding SH3 domain-binding glutamic acid-rich-like protein; protein product: MVIKVFIASSSGSKAIKKQQQEVLDYLQANKIEFERCDIAVNDENKMFMRENVPENCRPVSGNPLPPQIFNNDHYCGNFEAFFDARENNAVYAFLGLTAPPGSKEAEALAKQES